Proteins encoded within one genomic window of Carassius carassius chromosome 22, fCarCar2.1, whole genome shotgun sequence:
- the LOC132098491 gene encoding uncharacterized protein LOC132098491 — MDTVKTFLTVLYVLLYRCFCSEMNCNDGECKPIKDTTQVFCECHKMYRGPACIIDYPALESKINGMIYKPVPDLTTVYCSIKELEDYTQEIVESVQHDIQWTQIVVKYSNVIHKFRNISTLHTQLKNGTITQRHYVSEVGAQFTEENSFQVHLTDFHHMMMGTGEENNILDVFRKSLVQDSQRQSAEPVECTKYYMDQIDYFVRYMFALEKEAVLAWSKYLMVTGKSGNIDFVEKVFKDYVSQQWRLFNKNGCGPLKAADLQNNHCKEQYHSTAQQQVKIKCSGLLKPFPESVGCSGGQWSALPVCYSEQVNGQVECKSEGGVTVCKASCSPGWGSATHPLPAEYKCPKPPCPSFTPHTCNNCTQNSVCKDHEVCTGSLGTCLDTCLVKPCGVNAKCSSSNHDRSCTCVSPWKGDPYQGCRSQDLQWVQTGGVPSNAVRSNAQLAVCKAIGPDSGWHSGFEKDQCCNYEYDGRKHQANSYEVLVDPCGGSGWKWMEGEQRNMVSYDESKRFPGVKYYVCSGKSDGLVGKLFNTRQGFMCHIAKDNTRDGSFYALVPQPCI, encoded by the exons ATGGATACTGTGAAGACTTTCCTCACTGTCCTTTATGTGCTTTTATACAGATGTTTCTGCTCAGAAATGAACTGTAATGATGGAGAATGTAAACCCATTAAGGACACCACACAAGTATTCTGTGAGTGCCATAAGATGTACCGCGGTCCAGCTTGTATTATTGACTATCCCGCTCTTGAAAGTAAAATCAATGGTATGATATATAAACCAGTCCCTGATCTGACAACAGTTTATTGTAGCATCAAGGAGCTGGAGGACTACACACAAGAAATAGTTGAGTCTGTCCAACATGACATCCAGTGGACACAAATAGTTGTGAAATACAGCAATGTGATTCATAAGTTTAGAAACATCAGCACATTACATACACAACTTAAAAATGGTACGATAACCCAACGGCACTATGTGTCTGAAGTTGGAGCTCAGTTCACAGAGGAAAACTCTTTTCAGGTTCATCTCACAGACTTTCACCACATGATGATGGGCACTGGTGAAGAAAACAACATTCTGGATGTTTTTCGCAAGTCGCTGGTCCAAGACTCCCAAAGACAGTCTGCTGAGCCAGTAGAGTGCACAAAATATTACATGGACCAGATTGATTATTTTGTGCGCTACATGTTTGCCCTTGAAAAGGAAGCTGTTTTAGCTTGGTCGAAATATTTAATGGTCACTGGAAAATCAGGGAACATTGATTTTGTTGAGAAGGTTTTTAAGGACTATGTTTCACAGCAGTGGAGACTCTTCAATAAAAATGGATGTGGCCCTCTGAAGGCTGCAGATCTTCAGAACAACCATTGTAAGGAGCAGTaccacagcacagcacagcagcaGGTCAAAATTAAATGTAGTGGATTATTGAAGCCCTTCCCCGAGTCTGTGGGGTGTTCTGGAGGACAGTGGAGTGCTTTACCTGTGTGCTACTCTGAGCAGGTAAACGGACAAGTTGAGTGCAAATCTGAAGGTGGAGTCACTGTCTGTAAGGCCTCATGCTCGCCTGGCTGGGGCTCTGCCACACACCCTCTGCCCGCTGAGTATAAATGCCCAAAGCCACCCTGTCCATCCTTCACACCACACACGTGTAACAATTGCACACAAAACAGTGTGTGTAAGGACCATGAGGTCTGCACTGGCTCCTTAGGGACATGTCTTGACACATGCCTGGTTAAACCCTGTGGAGTAAATGCCAAATGCTCATCCTCCAATCATGACAGGAGCTGCACTTGTGTGAGCCCATGGAAAGGAGACCCATACCAGGGCTGCAGGAGTCAGGACCTCCAGTGGGTTCAGACCGGAGGGGTGCCCAGCA ATGCTGTTCGTTCTAATGCCCAACTTGCTGTGTGCAAAGCCATTGGACCTGACAGCGGGTGGCACAGTGGTTTTGAAAAGGATCAATGCTGTAATTATGAATATGATGGAAGAAAGCATCAGGCCAATAGCTATGAG GTTCTGGTTGATCCGTGTGGAGGAAGTGGTTGGAAATGGATGGAGGGGGAACAGAGGAACATGGTTTCATATGACGAATCAAAGAGGTTTCCTGGAGTCAAATACTACGTGTGTAG CGGGAAAAGTGATGGCCTTGTAGGGAAGCTTTTCAACACTCGACAGGGATTTATGTGCCATATTGCCAAGGACAATACCAGAGATGGAAGTTTCTATGCTCTGGTTCCACAACCATGTATCTGA